tctccccccccactccccctcCTAACTTGGCCTAATCAAAGTAACCCCCGCTGCTTAAGATGATGGTGCCAACCTGTTGTTTTCTCTGTTCTCTGTCATTTGTTTTTCCCTAAAAACTTGAGTTGATATTCCATTTATGAGGTCATCTGATATATCCCGTACGAGCATCAAATCTGACATTTTTCTACTTCTGCTTCAAAAATTTTCCAAAAGCTTTTTGTCCTGAGGCACACCTGAACGACAAGTCTTGTATCATGTTACTTGAATAAAGGAAAATTTTGATTGCTCTGCTCTATTTCTGCTCAGCTTTCTATACGTAAAGGTGCTGATGTTctattaaacatttttgtttccacAGAAAGGATTAAAGAATGTGTTTGATGAGGCCATACTGGCTGCACTGGAGCCCCCCGAACCTAAGAAAAGACGTAAATGCGTCCTGCTCTAAAGTCTCATCACAGCCTTCTTCTTTGCATCAGATCTTAGAATAAATAACCGGTGCTGAAGAGAGCGAGTCAGCACAAGCACATTCCACCACGAGTTGAGATAAAAaacttttatcaaaaaaaaaaaagatttaactGAATTAACCCCAGCTGCGTATATATGCCATAATGAAGAGGTATTTTTAGGATTGTGTAACACGATGCCATGTAAAGATGGAAATGCTAAATTCTGATATTGTCTCAACAAATGGTTACACTTTGTGAACAAATGCAGTTTGGGATTGTTACAGAAGAACAGGATATAAGTTAATGCTTCAGTAGATCTGAGAATAAGCCAAAACTCTCGCTTTTCCTTTAATATCTTTATTTACAGTTGGAACAGCTGCACTAAGCAATACAAATCCCAAAGTCAATTTAAACAGTTTGAAATAAGGTATTTCTGTGTTGTGTTAAACTGGGGAATTTATTCAGGGTTAAAATGGCTTGCAGGTAATTCTAAGAAAGgttctataaaaactatttttaaaatatattcctttaaaaacatttcaatgcaaattaaatttagaaaaaaatcagTCCAATAGAATGTGAGCACATCTGCTTTACAGTCATGAATCCTAGCTAGACAttgataaagagaaaaaaaaaagctgaatatTTGCAGCAGCATTACACCACACATGCCTCTTGCTACACTATAACGTCAGGATCCTGTGGAGATCGTTTTAACGACTGAGATTTAACTTGTACTACATCCGTGCCTAAACCGTTGGCAGAATTTGCTCTGTAAATACTACAGAGGAACTCATAACTTATTGACTGAATAAAGTGTGTGCATCATTGATctgaaatgactgaaaacaaacttaattcaaaaaatgtttgagactgaattttctttttttattgaagtgaaaGACTTGTACTGTATTTGTCTTGTAACGAAGCATCACAATAAACcagtattactattattacatgTTACTTCAATGCaactttgttttgtctgttttcacaTGAGATGTTACATTTTTGCACGTCATGTAGGAAAAGTTCTTTAAAAAGCAGCAACgacacaaaaataaaacgtTTCACTGTACTAGATTTCACTTGTCATTACTGAGTTTAGCCTTTCAGGGAATGCTTACGAAGCAGTAGTTATCGCTGAAATAATTGCTAACCCGTCTTTTATTCTGTAAAGCTGAGAACTGTGACGCCTCTGGTATtaaaagacaattttttttgccaaaataaTTACAATGGCTGATTGGGAGCAAATAAATTATTCAAGAGCCACTTTAGAAAAGCATCAGTCAGACCCAGTGAATGTGTGCTTTGTCAAATAACAATTTTCATTGGTGAGATAGTCGTTAAAGCTTTATTATATTTAGTAGAGAGCATTTTAGAGGAacatttcaatgcatttaaACATTATTCCAAGTATCTGAGATTTGATTACATTTGGGAATGAGTGGAAAGCACAAACAGCATGAGAAAACATTCTTGAAGATATATTATAGACATGTATATGTTGACGTTGACATTGCAGATGACAGAAGGCTATGTGTCCTCTCTATGACAGATTTCAATGCAGCTTTCTGTAAGACGTATTCCATACCATCCAGCCCAGAATTGTGTGTCTTTCCCACCATGGATGAAACGAATGTATCTCACTCCTGGACCGTAGTCGCGAAAAACGTGGGTCATCTGCAGAAATGGATGTTATTCCTTTTTCGGGCCTCCTAAAGCACATGGGTCAATTTACACATACCTTATTCCACTGCTGATCATTCCACTGCTCAAAATAAACAGTATCAGGTTTGAATCCCTTCACAACCTCCTTCTTTCCATTGATCAGCTGCACGACGATGGAGTATTCACTGCCACAGTCAAATCGTGGTGCATACCTAATTCAATGcagaacaaaaatatgcagTTAATACAGAACAACAATTGATAAATTGCACTCCGACACATATATAAGGAAAAAGGACTGCAATACAACAGATGAgtgtgggggggaaaaaaagcaatCGCAAGCTTCAAGAAACATTCAGTTGTTTAGTCAGTTTAATATACCAAATTAGCATAAACACTTCCAAAAACACTGGCCCAGTGCAGCCCATAAAAGGcgacttttcttgtttttaagtaaacactaaacaggGTTTcctaattcattcatttatagtCAGTGAGCCATGCACTTTTCAGGTATTATTGCTTTTCCTTCATGTCTTGAAACACGCAAACGAAGGTGCAGCTGATTTGACCGAAATCAGAGTGCTGTCATATCTACTGGGAACACGATAAACAAATCAGAACAAAAACCAGGTCCAGTAAATTACTGTCCTGAAGtaatcacggtaagaatgaatgtaattacagtaagaatgaaataaaaacacttttaaaaaaaaaaagcgttccACTTCTGTGCCCTCTTTGCATCTTGCTACTGGACTTCAAGTCCCaaaatgcaatgcgcaaaacgtTTCCCATAGTCAAGTCACATGATTAGTTTATCAACAAACTGATTGTTTATGATGGATTCAGTAACAAACTTGCAAGCAGCAATTTTAACTTTTGCAAGTAAAGTCtctggtttttaaaaataaatgcctTCATGACACtatggctgtgttggaaattaacgtaatactcatactaagtcaGTGTGTAGTGCCTTTActttagatagtatgaaaagattgagtacccgagaaatacccggatgtatactatagcgggacatttttttatgtatgcacggtgggcacactatactcaaccgccccatgatgtaTTGCGAAAAGAATGTAATatcgtcctgggactggcttaaagctaaaaatcaaacatcctcttttcaaaacaaaagcatcgcTTCTTGTCTtcagcacaatggcgggtctccgaaatgtcggaatgaaatgtgtttcaggtttttgtcgtcgtaggttcaaaatgcaacTTGGGAAATTTGGatgtatacttcagtgggaacgctcatcatcctaaccatacttatagtagtacagtagacagtatatacccATTGAGTGTATAATAcattagtatgcgatttcgaacatAGCCTATGTCTTTATGGGtgttgtagaaaaaaaatgttagttatTGTCTACAGCAACATTACAATTGTGTAATAACATTTTCTATGCGTCATTTGTGGTTTGATCCTTAATTATTAGCTATTACAGTCTCACCAATCAGTTACTTTGATGTCTGGCTGGAATTTATCCATAAGTGCTGAGTTGTAGCCTTCCTTTGCCAAATCAATCAACTGGGCTTTTTTGCACATTctgcaaaataacagaaaaagtatAAAGTGATGACTACGGTATCGGAAAAAGACATGAGATAGTTTCCACATAGacctgctgctgttgctgctgaggACTCACCCATAAGAGGTCACAAAGCTAGTCTGGACCTTCTCGTTTGGGTGGGGCACCATCAGCCcctctgtcctccacttgtCACCACCATTCTCCAATATTTGCCAGTCTTTCATTttatctgaaaaacacaaacgTGTTTCTTTTTACTGAGAATACAGTAAATTCAAGTATAAATCTTATAGCAACAGCTATTAATGTAGGTCTAAAGATCCTCACTTTCTCCTCTGGGATTCTTTAGCAGATTTCTTCTCTTCATGCACAGAAAGTAAAACAATCTCCAGTCTGATGGTACTTTGGAGGCTTCCTTCAGGCGGTATCCTTCTCTTCTACATTTCTCTCTCCACAAAGATTCACAGTCAGCCGCTTCCTTCCACTGGCAACACACTAACCGACAAACACAAACCACCTGATGGGGCGGTAGATTGAGGAAGATTTCCTCGAGGATCTCCAGAGGAACTGAGAAAAGCTATGAAGAGGAAACATATTTGGGTGTGTTCAAGACGTGTGTATATCtacttcttttttaattattttgtcttctaatacaaaatgtttcatttaaggACAGAAGGGAGGGGAATACTCAACCATCTACTTACACAACATCTTTAACTGTTAGTATTAAAGCAGTTTTTTTCAAACTGTAGAGTATTTCCTAAAAGATGTTCTCATTAAatactgatgccagtgtgccCCATAAACACAACCAAAGTGATGTAAACTACCATATATcgagacatttttgaagtatgcattgtgagcggaatgtaaaatcttCAAGCTGAAAATCCAACATCCACttctcaaaacaaaagcatctcttcttgtcttccagtagtttaacgcttttgtaaatagggcttttattttgaagttaaccgaaaatgtaataaatagcACActggcgggtctccgaaaacTCTCTGAAATGTAGGCATGAAACgggtttccgtgagttttatggatcaaatgaccacatgttgatattctacttggtcacttcctcacttaaaatgttttaagaacTTTCAAAAGGTTGCGATATTTTAGCTTCAGTGTGCTTCCAGTTTTTGTTgtcgtaggttcgaaatgcatctttgGGAAACATGGAAGTATACATCAGTGGGAACTAGGGCCGGGACAACGCGTCAACGTCATCGATGACGTCAAACGCAAAAAATatgttgacacaaaaaatgaccaaaacaaagatggcggtgCCGAAGAATAACTAAACGCGAGTTGCTCCTCCGAGTTTCAAGAGTGCAGAGCAGTGAAGACAAGCACTCGTTCGtcgaaggtagctgttccccgtaaccctTGTACTTTATCCCGGGTGTGACCGGACGGCAGCGCGTCGACGCGACAAAGAGGAAACATTCGCCGCGACATCAGCGGCGCacttcttaaattattttatttttcaatgaatgctaactctgactctgaatgcattattttgtacttttatattcttacttgaactttatttttggaattttgagttgagcaataaacatatagcgcaatgttaaggaatttcttttctttttttttcattttagatacgTAAATCAACAtgaataaattacttttagtcaattaatggggagataatcgaaTCGAgtcgaactggaaaaatgaatcgTTAGATTACTCGatgcatcaaaaaaaaattatcgcCAGATTAATCGtttcaaaaataactgtttatcccagcccttggtcaccatcctaatcatacttatagtatatagtagacagtatatacgcattgtttgtagtgcatagtacgggGTACGCCATTTCGAACACACCCACTCTATGTTTACTCAGCTTTGTAGTACAAGCCTCCGTATTCAGACTATTGGTATATTACAGTAGATGACCTGCTTCTCTGACAATATCAAAGTGCTAGATCACATATGGTCTGCAAGGATTTACCCTATTACTGAGTTCCTAAATTactttcaaaatatatttatttttttaaatgtgaaattctttaaaagaatgataaaataaaaattgatcacAGGACCTAAATAAGTTTGACAATCATGGGCAagattaaaaattttaaaaaaatgccaaacTCACAAAATAAAGACAACATTTAAGATAAAATGTTGATATAAATTATTAACTACACATAAACGTAAATGAAGGGTTAAGCAGCAAGGTAAAGGACATAAAATGACATAGTTTAGTAGGTTATTGAGTAAGAACAGGTTCAGGTTCAGACTTACATTGTATTCAGGAAGTTGAGCTGCAGATCCGGAGGCTGATGACACTAAACTGGAGCTTTGAGTCGCACCCATGCCTTTAGCTCTCCTCTTCATACCAGGACAACCTCCAGACAAACGACACAACACAACACCGACAATTAACTATGATGTCCTTCCCAAacgcaaacacaaaaacacggaTACACAAGAAGACGAATGACAGCTACATCATTAATTCTCGGTCAAAATGTCCGACAAACACGCAACAAGGAAGTGCATTTCGAGATAGACCCTCGGGTGTGTATAAAGTGCCTCATGCGAACACTTTTGCCTAATGATCTAAATTAAAGTCATGACGAACAGTTTCTGTCAATTTCTTTACGGGTAAACACGGGTTTACGAGGTCGGAATGTCTGTCACACTACTTCCGATAAGACGACCATCTTTCGGGTGCACTCGATGTGATCACCGAGGCAGTCCTGCTTGGCTTCTGAAGGCGGAGATGGTTGTTAAAGCCAGCGTATCTTACAGAGAAGCATTGTGCGGTTAGCTACACATTAAAATAGATTAGCTACAGCTGTCCACGAAACTGAAACGTACATAGAAACAGCGAGCGGAACATATATTAATGATGGAAAAGACACCGCCTTCGAAGGGACACCATTTTTATTCTATGTTGTTATACTTGTTATGATTCTAAAACACTTGTGAATGTCACGTGTCAAACACGAGCTCGTCAAagataaagacacacacaaattaaataGGCGTCAGCACAGTTTTAAGCACAAAGGTTTAAATCTAACAGTATTCTTTTAATCAGAAGATGTTTTACAAATCAatgcatgtttcattttttatccGTATTACGCTGAGACGCTAAGGAAagtgtttaatattttttaattgtaatgttatatgttaaagAATGTGTAGttgtctgatttcttaatcagataatttaagctactgtgaagttgctgttgcacttttgcttaaacctgggttaaagcttgaaatagttgaatgacagagcctcatttacttttgatttagggattgttctgtgcattttaactcttgaggacaatcacagcaataaagttgcacttttgacaatatatctgatgtctgcagtcatttttaagtgcatttaaaaaaaaaaaaaaatcgaaaatcgaattttttttaacacaaaatcgCCCAGCACTAACGTCTCCACATGATTTGTTATAATAAAGTGGTATAAACCTACTAAATAACCAACTTACCACTTACATACTGACTTTTGATATTGTTATACTCaattaatacataaaacattcCCGTATTCCTGCTTACTAGAGTCTAGCAATATGTAGTATGCTGTTCTAATGTTACTCTTCACGACATAACTCAAACAATGTACAGTAATCTTTATAAGCTTGGGACAATATACACTTGATGTGGAATGTAGCTATAAGCTTTTACCATGTCAAATGCTGCAAATTGTAAGGTCTGTGTTATTGATTGTATGGTTGAAAATGCAATTGTAATAGGAAAATGTAACTCATAAACAGGTACATGCTGGTGGTTGTGTGTGCCTGGGTATAAAAATGGTGTTCTTGAACTTTTACGGTAACTTTTCcaatgtaatgtaatttgtGGGACGCAGTTGTTGTTGGTTGAGTTCCCAATGGGGATACAAATGTGAAATGCACGAGTACTGAGAATATGAATAAAGGGGGAGGCGCATATAAGCTTCCTTGCTTCAACCTACTCCTTTTGAGCTTCCATTACTGTGTAATGATGTGATTTCTGTAAGTAAATGAAAGTAAACagctcaaataaaataaactaaaaaagatgacatttactgctgatatacaaattatgtattcattattattatttatcatttaggggtctattgtcTCTGCTCTATTAGGTAtatgtatatgagttgtttactgtgtattaagtttaatatttaaaatagaattattctTGTTTGTTAATGCTttaaattttgtgcattttggtcaaagtcttttttttagtgttaatctgagtgtCCTAGTTATTTATGTCTGATTTTTCTCATCGCTTACGTACtgtgttattgttagatttagattaagttgaaatcagatctTCTGAAATTGTCTGTTCCAACAAATAGGCTTTGAGaaagttgacctgaatatattttattatggttAAATAAGAGCTTTTGGACATTTAATTtcagtttgttaaaaaaaaaatacatgaataataatccatatttCAGCAGTTCTTTCCTCCTATGGACTTTATAGTTTGTTAACCATACTGAGATGACTTTgatgtaatttgcgctatataaataaagttgaatttgatTTCATTTAATATCTAGTCATGTCACGCGCTTCTGAAATGAAAGgaattgtttaaataaataaaacatgatacACGGTGGTGATACACATTCaaatttcctttatttatgaaaacaattttttttaaagtaattgcCGATACATTCATTTTAGATTcctattttaatttcaaaaaggcacaaaactGTCTCTCATTTATGGTTTTATATATCtatcaaatttttatttatgatattttgtaataaaagttAAGTTTGGGTTGTCATTAGAGTTTCATGACACCTTCCTTAATTTTCAAaatgctttattgtcattgtaaaaaaaaaaaaacacaacatttcagGAATCATACACAAAtgttattaaaactaaaataagtaagtgatttaaaaaataacacagaCTCGCACACAGACATGCTACATGTGCCACACTTTCGCTACGCTTACTCAGCGATCAACTATCTCATGCATTTTGCAGGGTATTGAACACAGTCAATAAAAAAGTGCATAGTGATGgaaatctttt
This portion of the Gouania willdenowi chromosome 7, fGouWil2.1, whole genome shotgun sequence genome encodes:
- the LOC114466682 gene encoding F-box only protein 6-like, which produces MFRSLFLCCPGMKRRAKGMGATQSSSLVSSASGSAAQLPEYNLFSVPLEILEEIFLNLPPHQVVCVCRLVCCQWKEAADCESLWREKCRREGYRLKEASKVPSDWRLFYFLCMKRRNLLKNPRGENKMKDWQILENGGDKWRTEGLMVPHPNEKVQTSFVTSYGMCKKAQLIDLAKEGYNSALMDKFQPDIKVTDWYAPRFDCGSEYSIVVQLINGKKEVVKGFKPDTVYFEQWNDQQWNKMTHVFRDYGPGVRYIRFIHGGKDTQFWAGWYGIRLTESCIEICHREDT